A portion of the Dissulfuribacter thermophilus genome contains these proteins:
- a CDS encoding cation:proton antiporter has translation MDIPVLNDIVIIFGLAIAVLFLCHRLRVPAVVGFILTGIFVGPYGLGLVKAVHEVEIFAEVGVVLLLFTIGIEFSLERLLQIKKSVLVGGSLQVLLTFLATLFIARQFGQSFGEAVFIGFLVALSSTAIVLKLIQERAEVDSPHGRTTLGILIFQDIIIVPMILVTPLLAGATGNVWETLFFLLAKGIGIILLVMVSARWIVPQVLYQIARTRNQELFLLSVIVICLGVAWLTSRVGLSLALGAFLAGLIISESEYSHQALGNILPFRDVFTTFFFVSIGMMLDIGFFFQQPGSILLIALSVLVLKAIVAIFVTILLGFPLRTAILVGLALSQIGEFSFILSRTGLEYGLLAGDIYQMFLAVSILSMAATPFIITLAPRLADIIIRLPLPKRLISGFYPVSEIEVVDKKDHLIIIGFGVNGRNVARAARVAGIPYVIIEMNPETVRSEQAKGETIYYGDATQEAVLQHTNIKEARIVVIAINDPTATRRIVEIIRRLNPKVYLIVRTRYLQEMKPLYELGADEVIPEEFETSVEIFTRVLRKYFIPRDEIERLVNEVRADGYEMFRSLSNTSPSLFDLKLQLHDVDVSTFRILPGSPLIGKTLAEIDLRRRYGISVVAILRDSQVLSNPGADMLLQCNDVLFVLGSSEKIAEAINIFSGPDKRKERKKGVGEGGTSKKLEAL, from the coding sequence ATGGACATACCGGTTCTAAATGACATCGTCATCATATTTGGCCTGGCCATTGCTGTCCTCTTTCTCTGCCATCGACTTCGCGTTCCAGCGGTTGTGGGATTCATCCTCACGGGGATATTCGTAGGGCCTTACGGACTCGGACTCGTAAAGGCAGTGCATGAAGTTGAGATATTTGCTGAAGTTGGTGTTGTATTATTGCTTTTTACCATCGGCATCGAGTTTTCACTTGAAAGGCTGTTGCAGATCAAGAAGTCCGTCCTAGTGGGCGGATCGCTTCAGGTGCTGCTGACCTTTTTGGCCACATTGTTCATAGCCAGGCAGTTTGGTCAATCTTTTGGCGAGGCTGTCTTCATTGGATTTCTCGTGGCCTTGAGCAGTACGGCCATTGTACTCAAACTAATCCAAGAAAGAGCAGAAGTTGATAGTCCACACGGGCGGACAACCCTTGGCATCCTCATCTTTCAGGACATCATAATTGTTCCAATGATATTGGTCACACCGCTATTGGCTGGAGCAACCGGGAATGTATGGGAGACCCTTTTCTTTCTTCTGGCCAAAGGAATCGGTATCATCCTGTTGGTGATGGTCTCTGCAAGATGGATTGTGCCCCAAGTGTTGTATCAAATTGCAAGAACGCGCAATCAAGAACTCTTTCTGTTGAGCGTGATTGTAATATGCCTTGGCGTTGCGTGGCTAACCTCTAGGGTAGGGTTATCCCTTGCCCTTGGGGCATTTTTAGCAGGATTGATCATTTCCGAATCTGAGTACAGCCATCAGGCCCTTGGGAATATTTTACCTTTTCGGGATGTATTCACGACCTTCTTTTTTGTCTCTATTGGCATGATGCTTGATATCGGTTTTTTTTTCCAGCAGCCTGGGTCCATCCTGCTGATTGCTCTAAGCGTCTTGGTCTTGAAGGCCATCGTCGCTATCTTTGTTACCATTTTGCTGGGCTTTCCACTTCGCACCGCCATATTGGTTGGTCTTGCCCTCAGTCAGATCGGTGAATTTTCTTTCATTTTGTCTAGAACTGGTCTTGAATACGGTTTACTGGCCGGAGATATTTATCAGATGTTTCTGGCTGTCTCTATTCTTAGCATGGCGGCGACACCATTCATTATAACCTTGGCGCCTCGCCTGGCAGACATCATCATACGTTTGCCGCTTCCCAAACGGTTGATATCGGGGTTTTATCCTGTCTCAGAGATCGAGGTCGTAGACAAAAAAGATCATCTTATCATAATCGGTTTTGGAGTGAACGGGAGAAATGTGGCACGCGCAGCCAGAGTCGCTGGTATCCCATATGTAATCATAGAGATGAACCCAGAAACAGTAAGGAGCGAACAAGCCAAGGGGGAAACTATTTATTATGGCGATGCAACCCAGGAGGCTGTACTCCAGCATACGAACATCAAAGAAGCGAGAATTGTGGTAATTGCAATTAACGATCCCACGGCCACCCGTAGAATCGTTGAAATCATTCGGAGACTCAATCCGAAGGTTTATTTGATTGTACGAACCCGTTATCTCCAAGAGATGAAGCCTCTGTATGAATTGGGAGCAGACGAAGTCATCCCAGAAGAATTTGAGACATCAGTGGAGATATTTACTCGGGTTTTGAGGAAATATTTTATACCCAGAGATGAAATCGAGAGGCTGGTCAATGAGGTGCGAGCAGATGGTTACGAGATGTTTCGCAGTCTTTCCAACACCTCGCCATCTTTGTTTGATTTGAAACTTCAGCTCCATGACGTGGATGTCAGTACGTTTCGGATCTTGCCAGGATCACCATTAATTGGCAAAACCCTTGCTGAGATCGACTTAAGAAGGCGTTATGGGATTTCCGTAGTGGCAATACTTCGCGACTCTCAGGTATTGTCCAATCCTGGTGCAGACATGCTGCTTCAGTGCAACGATGTGCTTTTTGTCCTTGGATCTTCTGAAAAAATAGCAGAAGCTATCAACATTTTTTCAGGTCCGGACAAAAGAAAGGAACGAAAAAAAGGAGTAGGTGAGGGCGGTACGTCAAAAAAATTGGAGGCTCTATAA
- a CDS encoding HNH endonuclease has product MPNEIIPYIEMCRREGVSLQRGMNYQIGGNHSVILMSVRPGAPYEDRYEDDGSTIIYEGHDAPKKKDMPDPKLIDQPEYTPAGNLTENGKFHKAAQDYKNGVREPERVRVYEKIKQGIWSYNGVFHLVDSWIEVSNGRKVFKFKLVAVEGEEDFEKPVPKKTRHRRIIPTWVKLEVWKRDGGKCVKCGATEDLHFDHIIPFSKGGSSNTPDNIQLLCGKHNLKKRDKIE; this is encoded by the coding sequence ATGCCAAACGAAATCATTCCATATATTGAAATGTGCAGGCGAGAAGGAGTTAGTCTCCAAAGAGGGATGAATTATCAAATAGGTGGCAATCATTCTGTCATATTAATGTCTGTGCGTCCCGGGGCACCATATGAAGATAGATATGAGGATGATGGCTCCACTATTATTTATGAAGGACATGACGCACCTAAAAAGAAAGATATGCCTGATCCAAAGTTGATAGATCAGCCAGAATATACGCCAGCGGGAAATCTGACAGAAAATGGCAAGTTTCATAAAGCTGCTCAAGATTATAAAAATGGAGTGAGAGAGCCAGAACGAGTGAGAGTGTATGAAAAAATAAAACAAGGTATTTGGTCATATAACGGTGTATTTCATTTAGTTGATTCTTGGATTGAGGTTAGTAATGGTAGAAAGGTATTTAAGTTTAAACTGGTAGCAGTTGAAGGTGAAGAAGACTTCGAAAAGCCAGTTCCGAAAAAAACAAGACACAGAAGAATTATTCCAACCTGGGTGAAATTAGAGGTGTGGAAAAGGGACGGTGGGAAATGTGTTAAATGTGGAGCAACAGAAGACTTACATTTTGACCATATTATTCCTTTTTCCAAGGGCGGTTCGTCAAACACGCCTGATAATATTCAACTGCTTTGCGGAAAACATAACCTAAAAAAGCGAGATAAAATAGAATAA
- a CDS encoding transposase translates to MGAPAYEPAILLKIILYAYSRGIVSSRKIAQCCRENVIFMALSSDTRSQFTT, encoded by the coding sequence GTGGGTGCGCCTGCCTATGAGCCAGCTATCCTGCTTAAGATTATTTTATATGCATATTCTAGAGGAATAGTTTCCAGCAGGAAAATAGCTCAGTGTTGTCGAGAGAATGTCATCTTCATGGCCTTGTCTTCTGATACAAGATCTCAATTTACCACATAG
- a CDS encoding DUF6508 domain-containing protein translates to MMIDEKNCKSKIDALMYQDWQPLLALIPEIENTSKFCEWCGGDKNKEGVITFPYSVPAPIVSKFLEIVYAIPIIINFDWGSWDEGRKIASDEGFDFNTIDLVTKCKLITAIVRNDRFCDGALVSAFESGLILKILKSIEKEVSTKGKAD, encoded by the coding sequence ATGATGATAGATGAGAAAAATTGTAAATCTAAAATAGATGCTCTTATGTATCAAGATTGGCAGCCATTGCTGGCATTGATTCCGGAGATTGAAAACACATCAAAGTTTTGTGAATGGTGTGGAGGAGATAAGAATAAAGAAGGAGTCATAACATTTCCATATTCTGTCCCAGCACCCATTGTCTCTAAATTTTTAGAAATTGTTTATGCCATCCCGATTATCATAAACTTTGATTGGGGGTCGTGGGATGAAGGACGAAAAATTGCAAGTGACGAGGGATTCGATTTCAATACAATTGATCTTGTGACGAAATGTAAATTGATTACCGCAATTGTAAGGAATGACAGGTTTTGCGATGGGGCTTTGGTCTCAGCATTTGAATCAGGCCTAATTTTAAAAATTTTAAAATCCATTGAAAAGGAAGTAAGTACTAAAGGAAAAGCGGATTAA
- a CDS encoding group II intron maturase-specific domain-containing protein: protein MEYRRKKLNEFLRGWCHYYCIFDYYRPIPRLDEWIRRRLRMCFWKEWKTPRNRVKNLLKLGCNLAQAKKTGASSKG, encoded by the coding sequence ATGGAGTATCGGCGCAAGAAGCTAAACGAGTTCCTTCGGGGATGGTGTCACTATTACTGCATATTTGATTACTACAGGCCGATTCCCAGGCTAGACGAGTGGATACGAAGACGACTCAGAATGTGCTTTTGGAAAGAATGGAAAACGCCACGAAACCGGGTAAAGAATCTCTTGAAGCTGGGATGCAATCTAGCCCAGGCCAAAAAGACCGGGGCAAGCTCCAAAGGATAG
- a CDS encoding HigA family addiction module antitoxin: MVRIPTHREPIHPGEMLLEEFLKPMGITQRQLSDAIKVPYQRINEIVNGKRGITPSTALRLAKYFGTSEDFWLNLQLRWDLYKAIKKEKDILKGIKPLELDKVQEAA; encoded by the coding sequence ATGGTAAGAATTCCCACTCATAGAGAGCCAATTCATCCTGGCGAAATGTTATTAGAAGAATTTTTAAAACCAATGGGGATCACTCAGCGCCAACTCTCTGATGCTATTAAGGTACCCTACCAAAGGATAAATGAAATTGTAAATGGAAAACGAGGTATAACTCCAAGTACTGCCCTTCGTCTGGCAAAATATTTTGGAACATCTGAAGATTTTTGGCTAAATCTTCAATTACGGTGGGATTTATACAAGGCCATTAAAAAAGAAAAAGATATATTAAAAGGGATAAAGCCATTAGAGTTAGACAAGGTTCAGGAGGCAGCTTGA
- a CDS encoding type II toxin-antitoxin system RelE/ParE family toxin — translation MILSFKDAGTEDIFNGKKTKKARKTCQEKLWKLAIRKLELLDSVVNLHELRIPPGNCLEALKGDRLGQYSIRINDQYRICFKWQDKGPAEVEIIDYHKG, via the coding sequence ATGATATTATCATTTAAAGACGCCGGCACAGAGGATATCTTTAACGGAAAGAAAACCAAAAAGGCTAGAAAAACTTGTCAAGAAAAGTTGTGGAAACTTGCTATAAGAAAATTGGAATTACTTGATTCTGTTGTAAATTTACATGAATTAAGGATTCCACCAGGCAACTGCTTGGAGGCCTTAAAGGGTGATAGATTAGGACAGTATAGTATAAGAATAAATGATCAATATCGTATTTGTTTTAAATGGCAGGACAAAGGACCTGCAGAAGTAGAAATTATAGACTACCACAAAGGATAA
- a CDS encoding transposase codes for MFDKEQQSCICPAEKHLYVKNKNFVTRNGYKAIAFMGKKTECRVCKLRERCLRYPDRTEARQVHFFYGKENSAGSTFIEKMKRKIDSSLGRLIYSRRIGTGELVFAHICSVLGLNRFTLRGKRKVNTQWLLYCIVHNIVKIHRFAPGFT; via the coding sequence ATTTTTGACAAGGAGCAACAGAGCTGTATCTGTCCTGCCGAGAAACATCTCTATGTAAAGAACAAGAATTTTGTAACTAGAAATGGTTACAAGGCCATAGCTTTTATGGGTAAAAAGACCGAATGCAGGGTCTGTAAGCTTCGTGAGCGATGTCTGAGATATCCTGACAGGACCGAGGCTCGGCAGGTACACTTTTTTTATGGCAAGGAGAATAGTGCAGGCAGCACCTTCATAGAAAAGATGAAGCGGAAGATAGACTCAAGCCTTGGCCGTTTGATTTACAGCAGACGCATAGGTACAGGGGAACTGGTATTTGCTCACATCTGTTCAGTGCTTGGTCTGAACCGTTTTACCCTAAGAGGCAAGCGCAAGGTAAATACCCAGTGGCTTCTTTACTGCATAGTGCACAATATCGTCAAAATCCACCGATTTGCGCCTGGATTTACTTGA
- a CDS encoding ParA family protein, giving the protein MYKIVTFYNNKGGVSKTTTTFNLGVFLSKERNKKVLLIDCDPQSNLTELFFASTDEFDKPDTSLPGTSLFEALKPRFYGDQGRINSEDIDLVQSTIYKNLYLLRGDFELGMAENYFAQACAQAITENVNEKQTYLVLYRLFNDLINLHSFDHLIVDVGPSVGALTRLTVLSCDAFFMPTSPDRFCNQAIHVLGKVLSDWIKRHLQIIQTFESFGLEQFTGKPVFLGAISQNFKAIVGKVKRSYKYWQTEISKTIIGEFLTKELIESRNDLHEDPFVAEIRDVGPMAPVAQIFGRAIFDVQQEHTVEASSDGRQYYGIVWKNWQDRMKEYKDEIQKIAEVIL; this is encoded by the coding sequence ATGTATAAGATTGTGACTTTTTATAATAATAAAGGTGGTGTTTCAAAAACAACAACCACATTTAATTTAGGAGTTTTTTTATCGAAAGAACGAAATAAAAAAGTGTTGTTGATAGATTGTGATCCTCAAAGTAACTTAACGGAGCTTTTTTTTGCTTCTACAGATGAGTTCGATAAGCCTGACACTTCATTACCTGGAACGTCTCTCTTTGAGGCGTTAAAGCCAAGATTCTACGGTGATCAGGGAAGAATCAATTCAGAAGACATTGATCTTGTTCAGTCAACTATTTATAAAAATTTATATTTGTTAAGAGGTGATTTTGAGTTAGGAATGGCTGAAAATTATTTTGCTCAAGCGTGTGCTCAAGCAATTACAGAAAATGTTAATGAAAAACAGACATATTTAGTCTTATATCGTTTGTTTAATGATCTAATTAACCTTCATTCATTTGATCACCTAATAGTGGATGTAGGTCCTAGTGTGGGAGCTTTAACTAGATTGACTGTTTTAAGTTGTGACGCTTTTTTTATGCCAACTTCACCAGATAGATTTTGTAATCAGGCCATTCACGTTTTAGGAAAAGTTTTATCAGACTGGATCAAACGACATCTACAAATTATTCAAACATTCGAATCTTTTGGTTTAGAGCAATTTACTGGTAAGCCTGTATTTCTTGGTGCTATATCACAAAATTTTAAAGCAATTGTTGGTAAAGTTAAGCGTAGTTATAAATACTGGCAAACCGAAATATCTAAAACCATTATAGGTGAATTTCTAACTAAAGAACTAATTGAATCACGGAATGATCTACATGAAGATCCTTTTGTTGCAGAAATTAGGGATGTAGGCCCTATGGCTCCGGTAGCTCAAATTTTTGGGAGGGCTATATTTGACGTGCAACAAGAGCACACCGTTGAGGCTTCAAGTGATGGTCGGCAATACTATGGGATTGTATGGAAGAATTGGCAAGATAGAATGAAAGAATACAAAGATGAAATTCAGAAAATAGCTGAGGTAATCCTCTAA
- a CDS encoding PadR family transcriptional regulator: MRSCFVMQPFDGGTFDKRYDSVFAPAIKAAGVQPYRVDRDPSVSIPIQEIERGIRDSVLCFADITTDNPNVWFELGFALAIPREVILVCSDERTTKYPFDIQHRSIISYKTGAPQDFEELKVKITKRIKAVLKKNEEIGRVVTHSVVKDTEGLNQHEIVALATILQNSFLTNGYVGGYQIRNDMNAAGFTDIAVGLALKTLERKGMIETDIWTDERDGEPYAVYKITEMGEQWLINHQEKLTLKKENTEIAPTDDVPF, from the coding sequence ATGAGAAGTTGTTTTGTAATGCAACCATTTGATGGAGGGACTTTCGACAAACGGTATGACTCGGTTTTTGCGCCCGCCATTAAAGCCGCTGGTGTTCAACCATATAGAGTGGACAGGGATCCATCAGTCAGTATACCGATTCAGGAAATAGAGAGAGGAATACGAGATTCTGTATTATGCTTCGCAGACATTACAACTGATAATCCCAATGTATGGTTTGAGCTTGGATTCGCTCTAGCAATACCTCGTGAGGTAATCCTAGTATGCTCAGATGAACGAACTACAAAGTATCCTTTCGATATACAACATAGAAGCATTATTTCATATAAAACTGGAGCACCGCAAGATTTTGAAGAATTAAAGGTAAAGATTACAAAACGAATAAAGGCAGTTCTTAAGAAAAACGAAGAAATAGGTCGTGTTGTAACGCATTCAGTAGTAAAAGATACTGAGGGGCTAAATCAACATGAAATTGTAGCACTTGCTACGATACTTCAAAACTCTTTTCTCACAAACGGCTATGTGGGTGGCTATCAGATACGCAACGACATGAATGCAGCAGGTTTTACAGATATTGCTGTAGGTCTTGCCCTAAAGACATTGGAGCGTAAAGGCATGATAGAGACGGATATTTGGACAGATGAACGTGATGGTGAACCTTATGCCGTCTATAAAATAACTGAGATGGGGGAACAATGGCTAATCAATCATCAGGAGAAACTGACCCTTAAAAAGGAGAATACAGAAATCGCTCCAACCGACGATGTACCATTTTAA
- the malQ gene encoding 4-alpha-glucanotransferase — protein sequence MKERCKPTPGKRSCGILLHITSLPGPYGIGQIGPEARNFLRFLKKAGQSYWQFLPLSPTSKSCGHSPYMSPSAFAGNPLMISIEDLLADGLLEEKDLTGLPELSEYLVDFETVSSIQHSLLEKAFLRARESKNFLLELDQFLSEKDWARDYSLFMALKEKFGGRAWYEWPRPIALRSPHALDEAQKELEEKVKFHAFCQFIFDMQWKRLKTKAESLNIKLFGDMPIYVSPDSVDVWANQGAFDLDSQTLRPSFIAGVPPDYFSKTGQRWGNPLYRWQIGKSPNKDLYEWWRQRFLRLRELVHVIRIDHFRGFEAYWKIPAREKTAVNGTWVKGPGLTFFKEMGEAISGLEIVAEDLGTLTPGVEALRKALGIPGMKVLQFAFDSDETNPYLPHNFEDSNCVVYTGTHDNSTTVGWYLHPEVSEQAKARARRYANSDGTSIHWDFLRMAYSSVAKLAVIPMQDVLGFGDDCRMNTPSTSKGNWIWRLAPRFITENVAKALAEEAKFYNRFPPDLSPKTP from the coding sequence ATGAAAGAAAGATGTAAACCCACGCCAGGCAAAAGAAGCTGCGGCATACTTCTCCACATTACCTCACTTCCTGGCCCCTACGGCATAGGTCAGATTGGCCCTGAGGCAAGAAATTTCCTAAGATTCCTAAAAAAGGCAGGACAAAGCTATTGGCAGTTTCTGCCCCTTTCTCCCACTTCAAAGTCCTGTGGGCATTCACCATACATGAGCCCGTCTGCCTTTGCTGGAAACCCGCTCATGATCTCCATTGAGGATCTACTAGCAGACGGTTTATTGGAAGAAAAGGACCTGACCGGCCTTCCAGAGCTTTCAGAATACCTCGTGGACTTCGAAACCGTCTCATCGATTCAGCACTCCCTCTTAGAAAAGGCCTTTTTAAGGGCACGAGAGTCAAAAAATTTCCTCTTGGAGCTCGATCAATTTCTTTCAGAAAAGGATTGGGCCAGGGACTACAGTCTCTTTATGGCCCTTAAAGAAAAATTTGGAGGACGGGCATGGTATGAATGGCCAAGGCCCATTGCCTTAAGAAGCCCTCATGCCCTTGATGAGGCTCAAAAGGAGCTAGAAGAGAAGGTAAAGTTTCATGCCTTTTGCCAGTTCATCTTTGACATGCAATGGAAAAGGCTAAAGACCAAGGCGGAGTCATTGAACATAAAACTCTTTGGAGACATGCCCATATACGTCTCTCCAGACAGCGTTGACGTATGGGCCAATCAGGGGGCCTTTGACCTCGATTCCCAGACCCTTAGGCCTAGTTTTATAGCAGGGGTACCACCAGACTACTTTAGCAAAACTGGCCAGAGATGGGGAAACCCCTTATATCGCTGGCAAATAGGAAAAAGCCCCAATAAAGACCTGTACGAATGGTGGCGCCAGCGTTTCTTAAGGCTTAGGGAACTCGTTCATGTAATTCGGATCGATCACTTCAGGGGCTTTGAGGCCTATTGGAAGATCCCTGCAAGGGAAAAGACCGCTGTAAATGGCACATGGGTAAAAGGGCCAGGGCTCACTTTTTTTAAAGAGATGGGGGAAGCCATTTCAGGGCTTGAAATCGTGGCAGAAGACCTTGGGACCCTCACTCCAGGAGTAGAGGCACTTAGAAAGGCCCTGGGCATTCCTGGCATGAAGGTACTCCAGTTTGCCTTTGACTCTGACGAGACCAATCCGTATCTTCCCCACAACTTTGAAGATAGTAACTGCGTTGTTTACACAGGAACCCATGACAATTCCACCACTGTTGGCTGGTATCTCCACCCAGAAGTGAGCGAACAGGCAAAGGCCAGAGCCCGCCGTTATGCCAACAGCGATGGAACGAGCATCCACTGGGACTTCCTTCGCATGGCCTACTCTTCTGTTGCAAAGCTGGCAGTGATCCCCATGCAGGACGTCCTGGGCTTTGGAGACGATTGCCGCATGAACACGCCATCAACCAGCAAAGGTAACTGGATCTGGAGACTGGCCCCAAGGTTCATTACAGAAAACGTGGCAAAGGCTCTGGCAGAAGAGGCAAAATTCTATAATAGATTTCCACCTGATCTTTCCCCTAAAACCCCATAA
- a CDS encoding DUF169 domain-containing protein, producing MDSGLKRFLDLETLFMKHLRLYHHPVGIFFEEKGKNRIVPELVPKNRLSFCQLLAFVREVGESVRLEANRLGCITAADVFGFKNEREKAIKTLKNYLSPSEAESFYDVRPRFALGEIESVVLAPLGKCSEEPDVVVMVLDGLQAMHLLDFYAKAQDMSEIPLSHNVNGAACANAVKALKKNGPQLALPCPGAFTSGKMERGELILAFPWKAFLKVAKVLEEKAEKGRVSLLGGEELVGNDVCRNCPLIKFEKVAEGEKCGQEAHT from the coding sequence ATGGATAGTGGATTAAAGAGATTTTTAGATCTTGAAACACTATTTATGAAGCACCTTCGTCTATATCATCACCCTGTTGGAATCTTTTTTGAGGAGAAGGGTAAAAATAGGATCGTCCCAGAATTGGTCCCGAAAAACAGGTTGAGCTTCTGCCAGCTCCTGGCCTTTGTGCGAGAGGTGGGAGAAAGTGTCCGTCTAGAAGCAAATCGCCTGGGCTGTATTACTGCTGCAGACGTATTCGGGTTTAAGAATGAGCGTGAGAAGGCGATTAAGACCCTTAAGAATTATCTCAGCCCATCTGAGGCAGAGAGTTTCTACGACGTAAGGCCAAGATTTGCCTTGGGTGAGATTGAGTCCGTGGTACTAGCCCCCCTTGGAAAATGCTCTGAGGAACCGGATGTAGTGGTAATGGTGCTGGACGGGCTTCAGGCCATGCATCTACTGGACTTTTATGCAAAGGCACAAGATATGTCCGAGATACCCTTGAGCCACAACGTAAACGGTGCCGCCTGTGCAAATGCAGTAAAGGCCTTGAAGAAAAATGGGCCTCAACTTGCCCTTCCGTGTCCTGGTGCCTTTACCTCAGGTAAGATGGAAAGGGGAGAGTTGATCTTGGCATTTCCTTGGAAGGCCTTTTTGAAGGTGGCCAAGGTGTTGGAGGAAAAGGCTGAGAAGGGAAGGGTGTCACTCCTCGGAGGTGAAGAGCTAGTGGGAAATGATGTGTGTAGAAATTGTCCGCTAATAAAATTTGAAAAGGTGGCTGAAGGGGAAAAATGTGGGCAGGAGGCGCATACCTGA
- a CDS encoding alanine/glycine:cation symporter family protein yields MDINQIVSVANSFVWGPYMLILLVGTGIYLTLRLKFIQFTKLPKALKLVISRPEAQGQGDIPPLQALTTALSATIGTGNIAGVATAIYLGGPGAIFWMWVCAVFGMATKFSEAVLAVKYRRVLPDGTMQGGPMLYISNGLGQKWLGWLFALMGSVAAFGIGSMVQSNSVAMVLNEHWSVPLPATGIILAIMTGIVIIGGIKRIGKVTEKLVPFMGVFYVLGALTILFLHFEKIPEALKLIFSYAFTPVAATGGFAGATVAQAIRFGIARGVFSNESGLGSAPIAHAAARTNDPVRQGLIAMTGVFFDTIIICSLTALVILTTGAWTSGLTSSALTYKAFEIGLSGVGGYIVSICLAIFAYSTMIGWAYYGEECVEYILGIRARTPYRYLFCLAIALGAFMKIDFVWNFSDTMNGAMAIPNLIGLLGLSGIIVKETQERLKS; encoded by the coding sequence ATGGATATCAATCAAATAGTCTCTGTAGCCAATAGTTTTGTATGGGGTCCCTATATGCTTATTCTCCTTGTGGGAACAGGAATATACCTCACCTTGAGGTTAAAGTTCATTCAATTCACAAAGCTCCCCAAAGCCCTGAAACTTGTGATTTCAAGGCCTGAGGCACAGGGCCAAGGTGACATTCCTCCCCTTCAGGCGCTTACCACAGCCCTTTCTGCCACTATAGGCACTGGGAACATAGCAGGTGTTGCAACAGCCATCTATTTGGGTGGCCCGGGTGCCATATTCTGGATGTGGGTGTGTGCAGTTTTCGGCATGGCCACTAAATTTTCAGAGGCGGTCCTAGCAGTCAAATACAGAAGGGTACTTCCAGACGGCACCATGCAGGGTGGCCCAATGCTTTATATTTCCAATGGGCTGGGGCAAAAATGGCTTGGCTGGCTCTTTGCCCTAATGGGCTCAGTTGCCGCCTTTGGTATCGGAAGCATGGTCCAATCAAACTCAGTGGCAATGGTGCTTAACGAACACTGGTCCGTGCCTTTGCCTGCTACTGGCATCATTTTGGCAATCATGACTGGAATCGTAATTATAGGCGGCATCAAGAGAATAGGAAAAGTTACTGAAAAACTCGTCCCTTTTATGGGAGTCTTTTATGTTCTAGGGGCACTTACCATTCTTTTCCTCCACTTCGAAAAGATTCCCGAGGCACTTAAATTGATCTTTAGCTATGCCTTCACTCCAGTGGCTGCTACAGGAGGTTTTGCAGGTGCCACTGTGGCCCAGGCGATACGGTTTGGGATTGCAAGGGGTGTATTTTCCAACGAATCCGGCCTTGGAAGTGCCCCTATCGCCCATGCCGCTGCAAGGACCAATGATCCAGTGCGCCAGGGTCTCATTGCCATGACCGGAGTCTTTTTCGATACAATCATAATCTGCTCCCTAACGGCACTTGTCATTCTCACTACAGGAGCGTGGACGTCAGGACTCACTTCCAGCGCTCTTACCTACAAGGCATTTGAGATAGGACTTTCTGGAGTTGGAGGTTACATCGTAAGCATTTGCCTTGCCATCTTTGCCTACTCCACCATGATCGGGTGGGCCTACTATGGTGAAGAGTGTGTGGAATACATACTTGGAATCAGGGCGAGAACTCCGTACCGTTATTTATTTTGCCTTGCCATTGCCCTTGGCGCCTTCATGAAGATAGACTTTGTTTGGAACTTTTCAGATACCATGAATGGTGCCATGGCCATACCGAATCTCATAGGTCTCCTTGGGCTTTCCGGGATAATTGTCAAGGAAACTCAGGAAAGGCTTAAGAGCTAA